From the Gouania willdenowi chromosome 19, fGouWil2.1, whole genome shotgun sequence genome, one window contains:
- the fbrs gene encoding autism susceptibility gene 2 protein homolog isoform X1 yields the protein MEGPSRSTGFRQSRRSRSQRDRDRRRRRVDLTEQRNTSLSSGSEREGGGTNSVLGPGGRERRPGFGRHRPPRRRKRESVSCEEDVIDGFAIASFISLETLEMDCSLKPSQRTDMLGRRNKAKRGPEENGGGPLSAPEEGVPHSYSSSCWNKSRNKRRKIEGHPLETGYICDTESDTGDKASDNDMDPVFTVSTRKVVDSTPSTMGPSKSCSPLPTHCRRASRLMVTPRVSGLERSQEKNLEPHFPEPISSSASSTSFSSCLPPHAPVTTSNAIARSSTINGNGSRHNGNGSSPPLSKPKAFLLGLPGRSHPIYSRGGPPVKPPSSSSSVPSSSSSMRPPTPSTSVSLPFVRGSGSSGPVRPPSRAGALFTSSPGLPPPPPLLQGPGHSAPEREGRRSVPGSENNASAAGRSTPGGAGAASSAASSSSSGRASQTQPSIPQLAFQFHQHNHQHQHTHTHQHFTPFLHPTASAPPLFDKFPGKMDGLYRHSFFPQYPPPSVPSIQPVIPPTGPFGSLQGAFQPKPLVPQGTGPDITARLGVVPHHLQPKDPRLTDPFGTSLKVSNKPGKWCAMHVHVAWMILSHQKRVKVRMMQADPHKLDLRSDLLARFPGAGGLSQLGPMPPNHDLTRPPSLFSASGGVNPSAAPFISPSTPHSSFLNPAAHLDPYGRSPPFTPLGALGSGAFGGLGSPTLASSVFGPKDSPSTTVGALSAQNHHDPWNRLHGAPSGFPAGPSWAKGGEKREERERGKEGERRDVPHIKDEKDRDNMLYGRPPVRMSPVAPPFKPCSNTPLSHVNGHSGGVGGGGGVGGSGPIEDLTRLSRDGDKRGGTSSRGPSSLVTDRDRPRSSSSSVHTTPPPSSRSAPSPLDLYPRSMTTTAHSLHSELPHSHRDGNPTSSQAKKAERNSTPKAPPLLLPPVKVKEERKEEPEHIPITLPPPGHPHSFERPNSHSHHPSSGTPSSSSLSLTPTPSVSFPPPTPNPPSHSHLSLLERSRAIEAYLGGPGGAGLVLGPGGERFQPQGPHQGPHSFTWDPWRELAAQQQQQQQRREAMALRQEHHLALRADPHLALRADPHLALRADPHLARLLQHQRLLEAAAAASPHHHHHHPPTSTSSASGGRPDFGLMPPHFERPHQLGGPGGGLMDEEQRAQILREDFERVRYFGMHPHLPSPSHAATAAHLEQLHPGLLSHPLPPGAHGSQHHPGLYARLGHLNPHHVPNGILAKTAAGLVGALSVGAPPPLIPSVTSRSSTPPRGSRLGGPADLGLYGAHKDGESR from the exons ATGGAGGGCCCGAGCCGGAGCACCGGGTTTAGGCAGAGTCGCCGTTCCCGGTCGCAGCGGGACAGAGACCGGCGCAGGAGGAGAGTGGACCTGACTGAGCAGCGGAACACATCCCTGTCCTCGGGCTCCGAGCGGGAGGGCGGAGGGACCAACAGTGTCCTGGGCCCCGGAGGAAGAGAGCGACGGCCCGGGTTCGGGAGACATAGACCCCCGCGGCGGAGGAAGAGAGAGTCGGTGTCCTGCGAGGAAGACGTTATCGACGGCTTCGCCATAGCGAGCTTCATCAGCCTGGAAACCCTGGAG ATGGACTGCTCTCTGAAGCCCAGCCAGCGCACCGACATGCTGGGGAGGAGGAACAAGGCCAAGCGAGGGCCTGAGGAGAACGGAGGAGGGCCTCTGTCGGCCCCGGAAGAAGGAGTGCCGCACAGCTACTCCAGCAGCTGCTGGAACAAGAGTCGCAACAAGAGGAGGAAGATCGAG GGACATCCTCTGGAGACCGGATACATC TGTGACACGGAGAGTGACACGGGAGACAAG gcATCCGACAATGATATGGATCCAGTGTTCACAGTCAGCACGAGGAAAG TCGTGGATTCCACGCCCTCAACCATGGGACCCTCTAAAAGCTGCTCACCACTGCCGACCCATTGCCGCCGAGCGTCGCGGTTGATGGTGACGCCACGGGTGTCCGGCCTGGAGCGCAGCCAGGAGAAGAACCTGGAGCCTCACTTCCCGGAGCCCATTTCCTCTTCCGCCTCTTCTACTTCCTTTTCTTCCTGCCTTCCTCCGCACGCTCCCGTCACGACATCCAATGCCATCGCCCGCTCCAGCACCATCAACGGGAATGGCAGCCGCCACAACGGGAACGGCAGCAGCCCGCCGCTCTCCAAGCCTAAAGCCTTCCTGCTGGGCCTGCCTGGACGATCCCATCCCATCTACAGCAG GGGCGGCCCCCCCGTCAAACCTCCTTCCTCGTCTTCATCCGTCCCatcgtcctcttcctccatgcgGCCCCCGACTCCCTCCACCAGCGTGTCTCTGCCCTTCGTTCGGGGCTCGGGATCCTCGGGGCCCGTCCGACCCCCGTCCCGGGCCGGGGCTCTGTTCACGTCGTCGCCTGGCCTGCCCCCGCCTCCGCCCCTGCTGCAGGGCCCGGGTCACTCAgcaccag AGCGTGAAGGACGCCGCAGCGTCCCGGGCTCTGAGAACAACGCCTCAGCGGCCGGACGCTCCACGCCGGGCGGCGCGGGGGCCGCATCCAGCGCTGCCTCAAGCTCCTCCTCGGGCCGAGCGTCGCAGACCCAGCCCAGCATCCCTCAGCTGGCCTTCCAGTTCCATCAGCACAACCACCagcaccaacacacacacacacaccaacacttcACACCCTTCCTGCACCCCACGGCCTCCGCCCCGCCTCTG TTTGATAAGTTTCCTGGGAAGATGGACGGGCTGTACCGACACTCC TTTTTCCCACAGTATCCCCCTCCCTCAGTACCCAGCATCCAGCCTGTGATTCCTCCCACCGGACCGTTCGGCTCTTTGCAAGGAGCGTTTCAGCCAAag CCTCTTGTCCCTCAGGGAACCGGTCCAGACATCACAGCTCGCCTCGGGGTGGTCCCTCACCACCTGCAGCCCAAAGACCCCCGG CTAACTGATCCATTTGGGACATCGTTGAAAGTCAGTAAT AAACCAGGGAAGTGGTGCGCCATGCACGTGCATGTGGCCTGGATGATCCTCAGCCACCAGAAACGGGTCAAGGTGCGT ATGATGCAGGCTGACCCCCACAAGCTGGACCTCCGCAGCGACCTGCTGGCCCGCTTTCCTGGAGCCGGTGGACTGAGTCAGCTGGGCCCGATGCCCCCCAACCACGACCTGACCAGACCCCCCAGTCTGTTCTCAGCCTCAG GTGGAGTCAATCCGTCCGCGGCTCCTTTCATCTCTCCCTCCACGCCTCACTCTTCCTTCCTCAACCCCGCTGCTCACCTCG ATCCATACGGCCGCTCCCCCCCCTTCACCCCACTGGGTGCTCTGGGTTCTGGTGCCTTTGGAGGACTAGGCAGCCCCACCCTGg CCAGCTCTGTGTTCGGCCCTAAAGACTCTCCGTCCACCACAGTTGGAGCTCTGTCCGCCCAGAACCACCACGACCCCTGGAACCGCCTCCATGGTGCCCCCTCTGGGTTTCCCGCAGGTCCCAGCTGGGCCAAAGGAGGTGAGAAGAGGGAGGAGAGGGAGCGCGGGAAAGAGGGGGAGAGGAGGGACGTCCCCCACATCAAGGACGAAAAGGACAG AGACAACATGCTGTATGGCCGGCCTCCTGTCAGAATGTCTCCGGTGGCTCCGCCCTTTAAACCGTGCAGCAACACGCCGCTGTCCCACGTTAACGGACACAGCGGCGGCGTGGGAGGGGGCGGCGGTGTGGGAGGGAGCGGTCCTATTGAAGACCTGACCCGCCTCAGCAGGGACGGAGACAAGAGAGGCGGGACGTCGTCACGCGGGCCTTCTTCGTTGGTGACGGACAGAGACCGACCGAGGTCGTCCTCCTCCTCCGTGCACACCACGCCCCCTCCCTCCAGTCGCTCCGCCCCATCCCCTCTGGACCTATACCCCCGCTCCATGACCACCACGGCGCACAGCCTTCACAGCGAGCTCCCCCACTCGCATCGGGACGGTAACCCCACCTCCTCTCAGGCCAAGAAGGCGGAGCGTAACAGCACACCCAAAgcaccccccctcctcctccccccggTCAAAGTGAAGGAGGAGCGTAAGGAGGAGCCGGAGCACATTCCCATAACGCTGCCCCCCCCTGGGCACCCCCACAGCTTCGAGAGACCCAACAGCCACTCCCACCACCCCAGCTCAGGGAcgccctcctcttcctccctgtCCCTGACCCCCACCCCCAGCGTCTCCTTTCCCCCGCCCACTCCCAACCCCCCGTCACACTCCCACCTGTCCCTGCTGGAGCGCTCCAGGGCCATCGAGGCCTACCTGGGGGGTCCTGGGGGGGCCGGTCTGGTCCTGGGTCCGGGCGGCGAGCGTTTCCAACCACAGGGGCCCCACCAGGGTCCTCACAGCTTCACATGGGATCCCTGGAGGGAGCTAGCGgcacagcaacagcagcagcagcagcgccgCGAGGCAATGGCCCTCCGACAGGAACACCACCTGGCCCTGCGGGCCGACCCCCACCTCGCCCTGAGGGCCGACCCCCACCTCGCCCTCCGCGCTGACCCCCACCTCGCCCGCCTGCTGCAGCACCAGCGCCTTCTGGAGGCGGCGGCCGCCGcctccccccaccaccaccaccaccaccctccCACTTCTACCTCGTCTGCCTCGGGGGGCCGCCCGGACTTTGGGTTGATGCCCCCCCACTTCGAGCGGCCCCACCAGCTGGGTGGTCCCGGGGGCGGGCTGATGGACGAGGAGCAGCGCGCCCAAATCCTGAGGGAGGACTTCGAGCGTGTGCGTTACTTTGGGATGCACCCCCACCTGCCGAGCCCCTCCCACGCCGCGACCGCGGCCCACCTGGAGCAGCTCCACCCCGGGCTGCTGTCCCACCCCCTCCCCCCGGGTGCCCACGGCTCTCAGCACCACCCCGGCCTCTACGCCCGCCTCGGCCACCTCAACCCCCACCACGTGCCCAACGGCATCCTGGCCAAGACGGCGGCGGGACTGGTGGGGGCGCTGTCTGTCGGAGCTCCGCCCCCACTCATCCCGTCCGTCACCAGCCGCTCTTCCACGCCACCGCGGGGGTCCAGACTCGGCGGCCCGGCTGACCTGGGTCTGTACGGCGCCCACAAAGACGGCGAGTCCAGATAG
- the fbrs gene encoding autism susceptibility gene 2 protein homolog isoform X5 codes for MEGPSRSTGFRQSRRSRSQRDRDRRRRRVDLTEQRNTSLSSGSEREGGGTNSVLGPGGRERRPGFGRHRPPRRRKRESVSCEEDVIDGFAIASFISLETLEMDCSLKPSQRTDMLGRRNKAKRGPEENGGGPLSAPEEGVPHSYSSSCWNKSRNKRRKIEGHPLETGYICDTESDTGDKASDNDMDPVFTVSTRKVVDSTPSTMGPSKSCSPLPTHCRRASRLMVTPRVSGLERSQEKNLEPHFPEPISSSASSTSFSSCLPPHAPVTTSNAIARSSTINGNGSRHNGNGSSPPLSKPKAFLLGLPGRSHPIYSRGGPPVKPPSSSSSVPSSSSSMRPPTPSTSVSLPFVRGSGSSGPVRPPSRAGALFTSSPGLPPPPPLLQGPGHSAPEREGRRSVPGSENNASAAGRSTPGGAGAASSAASSSSSGRASQTQPSIPQLAFQFHQHNHQHQHTHTHQHFTPFLHPTASAPPLFDKFPGKMDGLYRHSFFPQYPPPSVPSIQPVIPPTGPFGSLQGAFQPKPLVPQGTGPDITARLGVVPHHLQPKDPRLTDPFGTSLKVSNKPGKWCAMHVHVAWMILSHQKRVKVRMMQADPHKLDLRSDLLARFPGAGGLSQLGPMPPNHDLTRPPSLFSASGGVNPSAAPFISPSTPHSSFLNPAAHLASSVFGPKDSPSTTVGALSAQNHHDPWNRLHGAPSGFPAGPSWAKGGEKREERERGKEGERRDVPHIKDEKDRDNMLYGRPPVRMSPVAPPFKPCSNTPLSHVNGHSGGVGGGGGVGGSGPIEDLTRLSRDGDKRGGTSSRGPSSLVTDRDRPRSSSSSVHTTPPPSSRSAPSPLDLYPRSMTTTAHSLHSELPHSHRDGNPTSSQAKKAERNSTPKAPPLLLPPVKVKEERKEEPEHIPITLPPPGHPHSFERPNSHSHHPSSGTPSSSSLSLTPTPSVSFPPPTPNPPSHSHLSLLERSRAIEAYLGGPGGAGLVLGPGGERFQPQGPHQGPHSFTWDPWRELAAQQQQQQQRREAMALRQEHHLALRADPHLALRADPHLALRADPHLARLLQHQRLLEAAAAASPHHHHHHPPTSTSSASGGRPDFGLMPPHFERPHQLGGPGGGLMDEEQRAQILREDFERVRYFGMHPHLPSPSHAATAAHLEQLHPGLLSHPLPPGAHGSQHHPGLYARLGHLNPHHVPNGILAKTAAGLVGALSVGAPPPLIPSVTSRSSTPPRGSRLGGPADLGLYGAHKDGESR; via the exons ATGGAGGGCCCGAGCCGGAGCACCGGGTTTAGGCAGAGTCGCCGTTCCCGGTCGCAGCGGGACAGAGACCGGCGCAGGAGGAGAGTGGACCTGACTGAGCAGCGGAACACATCCCTGTCCTCGGGCTCCGAGCGGGAGGGCGGAGGGACCAACAGTGTCCTGGGCCCCGGAGGAAGAGAGCGACGGCCCGGGTTCGGGAGACATAGACCCCCGCGGCGGAGGAAGAGAGAGTCGGTGTCCTGCGAGGAAGACGTTATCGACGGCTTCGCCATAGCGAGCTTCATCAGCCTGGAAACCCTGGAG ATGGACTGCTCTCTGAAGCCCAGCCAGCGCACCGACATGCTGGGGAGGAGGAACAAGGCCAAGCGAGGGCCTGAGGAGAACGGAGGAGGGCCTCTGTCGGCCCCGGAAGAAGGAGTGCCGCACAGCTACTCCAGCAGCTGCTGGAACAAGAGTCGCAACAAGAGGAGGAAGATCGAG GGACATCCTCTGGAGACCGGATACATC TGTGACACGGAGAGTGACACGGGAGACAAG gcATCCGACAATGATATGGATCCAGTGTTCACAGTCAGCACGAGGAAAG TCGTGGATTCCACGCCCTCAACCATGGGACCCTCTAAAAGCTGCTCACCACTGCCGACCCATTGCCGCCGAGCGTCGCGGTTGATGGTGACGCCACGGGTGTCCGGCCTGGAGCGCAGCCAGGAGAAGAACCTGGAGCCTCACTTCCCGGAGCCCATTTCCTCTTCCGCCTCTTCTACTTCCTTTTCTTCCTGCCTTCCTCCGCACGCTCCCGTCACGACATCCAATGCCATCGCCCGCTCCAGCACCATCAACGGGAATGGCAGCCGCCACAACGGGAACGGCAGCAGCCCGCCGCTCTCCAAGCCTAAAGCCTTCCTGCTGGGCCTGCCTGGACGATCCCATCCCATCTACAGCAG GGGCGGCCCCCCCGTCAAACCTCCTTCCTCGTCTTCATCCGTCCCatcgtcctcttcctccatgcgGCCCCCGACTCCCTCCACCAGCGTGTCTCTGCCCTTCGTTCGGGGCTCGGGATCCTCGGGGCCCGTCCGACCCCCGTCCCGGGCCGGGGCTCTGTTCACGTCGTCGCCTGGCCTGCCCCCGCCTCCGCCCCTGCTGCAGGGCCCGGGTCACTCAgcaccag AGCGTGAAGGACGCCGCAGCGTCCCGGGCTCTGAGAACAACGCCTCAGCGGCCGGACGCTCCACGCCGGGCGGCGCGGGGGCCGCATCCAGCGCTGCCTCAAGCTCCTCCTCGGGCCGAGCGTCGCAGACCCAGCCCAGCATCCCTCAGCTGGCCTTCCAGTTCCATCAGCACAACCACCagcaccaacacacacacacacaccaacacttcACACCCTTCCTGCACCCCACGGCCTCCGCCCCGCCTCTG TTTGATAAGTTTCCTGGGAAGATGGACGGGCTGTACCGACACTCC TTTTTCCCACAGTATCCCCCTCCCTCAGTACCCAGCATCCAGCCTGTGATTCCTCCCACCGGACCGTTCGGCTCTTTGCAAGGAGCGTTTCAGCCAAag CCTCTTGTCCCTCAGGGAACCGGTCCAGACATCACAGCTCGCCTCGGGGTGGTCCCTCACCACCTGCAGCCCAAAGACCCCCGG CTAACTGATCCATTTGGGACATCGTTGAAAGTCAGTAAT AAACCAGGGAAGTGGTGCGCCATGCACGTGCATGTGGCCTGGATGATCCTCAGCCACCAGAAACGGGTCAAGGTGCGT ATGATGCAGGCTGACCCCCACAAGCTGGACCTCCGCAGCGACCTGCTGGCCCGCTTTCCTGGAGCCGGTGGACTGAGTCAGCTGGGCCCGATGCCCCCCAACCACGACCTGACCAGACCCCCCAGTCTGTTCTCAGCCTCAG GTGGAGTCAATCCGTCCGCGGCTCCTTTCATCTCTCCCTCCACGCCTCACTCTTCCTTCCTCAACCCCGCTGCTCACCTCG CCAGCTCTGTGTTCGGCCCTAAAGACTCTCCGTCCACCACAGTTGGAGCTCTGTCCGCCCAGAACCACCACGACCCCTGGAACCGCCTCCATGGTGCCCCCTCTGGGTTTCCCGCAGGTCCCAGCTGGGCCAAAGGAGGTGAGAAGAGGGAGGAGAGGGAGCGCGGGAAAGAGGGGGAGAGGAGGGACGTCCCCCACATCAAGGACGAAAAGGACAG AGACAACATGCTGTATGGCCGGCCTCCTGTCAGAATGTCTCCGGTGGCTCCGCCCTTTAAACCGTGCAGCAACACGCCGCTGTCCCACGTTAACGGACACAGCGGCGGCGTGGGAGGGGGCGGCGGTGTGGGAGGGAGCGGTCCTATTGAAGACCTGACCCGCCTCAGCAGGGACGGAGACAAGAGAGGCGGGACGTCGTCACGCGGGCCTTCTTCGTTGGTGACGGACAGAGACCGACCGAGGTCGTCCTCCTCCTCCGTGCACACCACGCCCCCTCCCTCCAGTCGCTCCGCCCCATCCCCTCTGGACCTATACCCCCGCTCCATGACCACCACGGCGCACAGCCTTCACAGCGAGCTCCCCCACTCGCATCGGGACGGTAACCCCACCTCCTCTCAGGCCAAGAAGGCGGAGCGTAACAGCACACCCAAAgcaccccccctcctcctccccccggTCAAAGTGAAGGAGGAGCGTAAGGAGGAGCCGGAGCACATTCCCATAACGCTGCCCCCCCCTGGGCACCCCCACAGCTTCGAGAGACCCAACAGCCACTCCCACCACCCCAGCTCAGGGAcgccctcctcttcctccctgtCCCTGACCCCCACCCCCAGCGTCTCCTTTCCCCCGCCCACTCCCAACCCCCCGTCACACTCCCACCTGTCCCTGCTGGAGCGCTCCAGGGCCATCGAGGCCTACCTGGGGGGTCCTGGGGGGGCCGGTCTGGTCCTGGGTCCGGGCGGCGAGCGTTTCCAACCACAGGGGCCCCACCAGGGTCCTCACAGCTTCACATGGGATCCCTGGAGGGAGCTAGCGgcacagcaacagcagcagcagcagcgccgCGAGGCAATGGCCCTCCGACAGGAACACCACCTGGCCCTGCGGGCCGACCCCCACCTCGCCCTGAGGGCCGACCCCCACCTCGCCCTCCGCGCTGACCCCCACCTCGCCCGCCTGCTGCAGCACCAGCGCCTTCTGGAGGCGGCGGCCGCCGcctccccccaccaccaccaccaccaccctccCACTTCTACCTCGTCTGCCTCGGGGGGCCGCCCGGACTTTGGGTTGATGCCCCCCCACTTCGAGCGGCCCCACCAGCTGGGTGGTCCCGGGGGCGGGCTGATGGACGAGGAGCAGCGCGCCCAAATCCTGAGGGAGGACTTCGAGCGTGTGCGTTACTTTGGGATGCACCCCCACCTGCCGAGCCCCTCCCACGCCGCGACCGCGGCCCACCTGGAGCAGCTCCACCCCGGGCTGCTGTCCCACCCCCTCCCCCCGGGTGCCCACGGCTCTCAGCACCACCCCGGCCTCTACGCCCGCCTCGGCCACCTCAACCCCCACCACGTGCCCAACGGCATCCTGGCCAAGACGGCGGCGGGACTGGTGGGGGCGCTGTCTGTCGGAGCTCCGCCCCCACTCATCCCGTCCGTCACCAGCCGCTCTTCCACGCCACCGCGGGGGTCCAGACTCGGCGGCCCGGCTGACCTGGGTCTGTACGGCGCCCACAAAGACGGCGAGTCCAGATAG